The Cloeon dipterum chromosome X, ieCloDipt1.1, whole genome shotgun sequence genome includes a window with the following:
- the LOC135947315 gene encoding uncharacterized protein LOC135947315, whose translation MARQQHKGALDASPLYNVVRYQLVPPVFLLLFTAAVQILAALGQGRTPCPLDFGQCHRILGNDFAWIFVAFSILWAVVWLWVPGKIFVGPPTPEGYRPPYKANGFLYYAVTSVTFMIAQNLYPSLSRQIYESMPEILGCFNNVALLLCAWLLLDGRRKKKSKNPLLYDFYRGCELHPRLFGCDVKQLTNCRIGLMLWQILVLAFWSVQWENGSGVAGASVSAILQTIYLSKFFHWETGYFNTLDITYDRAGYYLCWGCLVWVPILYTFHSYHQVTFPSTMSPFTAAITLLLGIGCVLINYRIDYEKQVFSAWWNSKERKAGKGGKAVKLWGRPATYIPAPYTDATGAARESALLTSGCWGIARHGNYTFELLCTLCWTIPAASGHGPIPSMFYFFFLAGLLVHRVYRDEDKCQAKYGKTWDKYTKTVPNRMLPYIY comes from the exons ATGGCTCGGCAGCAACACAAAGGCGCTCTCGACGCCAGTCCGCTGTATAATGTCGTGCGTTACCAGTTAGTGCCTCCCgtatttttgctgctcttcACCGCGGCCGTTCAAATTCTAGCGGCCCTTGGTCAGGGTCGCACGCCCTGCCCTTTGGACTTTGGCCAGTGCCACCGTATTTTAGGAAACGACTTCGCGTGGATATTC GTCGCGTTTTCAATTCTCTGGGCCGTGGTGTGGCTCTGGGTGCCTGGGAAGATATTTGTAGGTCCTCCTACTCCTGAAGGTTACCGACCGCCGTACAAAGCAAACGGTTTCCTGTACTATGCCGTGACCAGTGTGACCTTTATGATCGCTCAG AATCTGTATCCCAGCTTATCACGCCAAATATATGAAAGCATGCCGGAGATTCTTGGCTGCTTTAATAACGTTGCCCTGTTGCTTTGCGCTTGGCTCCTATTGGATGGCAGGAGAAAAAAGAAGTCAAAGAATCCTCTCCTCTACGATTTCTACCGCGGATGCGAATTGCACCCACGACTCTTTGGCTGCGACGTGAAGCAGCTTACAAATTGCAGGATTGGTCTCATGCTTTGGCAG ATTCTGGTGCTGGCCTTTTGGTCAGTTCAGTGGGAAAACGGCAGCGGAGTCGCGGGAGCTTCAGTCTCGGCGATTTTACAAACGATTTATCTGTCAAAATTCTTTCACTGGGAAACGGGCTATTTCAACACATTGGACATCACGTACGACCGCGCCGGCTACTATCTCTGCTGGGGCTGCCTCGTGTGGGTGCCGATTTTGTACACCTTCCACTCGTACCATCAAGTCACTTTCCCTTCAACAATGAGCCCGTTTACCGCCGCAATCACGCTCCTGCTTGGCATCGGCTGCGTACTCATCAATTACAGGATAGATTATGAAAAACAG GTATTTTCGGCGTGGTGGAACTCCAAAGAACGAAAAGCGGGCAAGGGTGGAAAGGCGGTGAAGCTTTGGGGTCGGCCTGCCACTTACATCCCGGCCCCATACACAGACGCGACAGGAGCAGCTCGAGAGAGTGCCTTGCTCACGTCGGGATGCTGGGGCATCGCGAGACACGGAAACTACACGTTCGAGCTGCTGTGCACCCTTTGCTGGACCATTCCGGCGGCCAGCGGCCACGGGCCCATTCCTTCCATGTTCTACTTTTTCTTCCTGGCTGGCCTTCTAGTGCACAGAGTTTACAGGGACGAGGACAAGTGCCAGGCAAAATACGGAAAAACGTGGGACAAATATACTAAAACTGTGCCAAATAGAATGTTACCatacatatattaa
- the LOC135947312 gene encoding alanine aminotransferase 1: MLGNVGLCLRGGVSRGGGGVAAAERGLLLGGLSRSRRAVERKTTCWSSRVSAPLSTMAPGVDCKCLTLDNINPCIKTMEYAVRGPLVIRASEIERELQQGAKKPFTEVIKANIGDCHAMGQVPITFIRQVLALVSYPPLLQDGTFPDDVKKRARAILDGCKGSSVGSYTDSPGIEIIRRHVAEYIERRDGGVPCDWNNITLCAGASDGIKAVMKLLVKEDGGKKPGVMIPIPQYPLYSATLSEFDMYQIGYYLNESNDWALDIHELQRSFDEGKKSCNPRAIVVINPGNPTGQVLSRQNIEDIIKFAYKENLVIFADEVYQDNVYAEGSQFHSFKKVLTELGEPYSKMELASFMSCSKGYMGECGLRGGYSEVINLDPDVRAMLLKSISAMLCPTVLGQATMDCVVNPPQPGEPSYENFQQEKKAVLNSLALRANMVADTFNSIDGIHCNPVQGAMYAFPRITIPDKAVAKAKELNLAPDAFYAFQLLESTGICIVPGSGFGQIPGTYHFRTTILPLPEKLKFMLEKFKEFHLNFVKQYS; encoded by the exons ATGCTGGGCAACGTTGGACTGTGCCTGCGGGGAGGCGTGAGCAGGGGCGGAGGGGGCGTGGCCGCAGCTGAGCGGGGCCTTCTGCTGGGAGGCCTGTCCAGAAGCCGTCGGGCCGTCGAGCGCAAGACAACTTGTTGGAGCAGCCGAGTGTCCGCACCTTTGTCCACGATGGCGCCCGGAGTAGACTGCAAGTGCCTGACCCTGGACAACATTAATCCATGCATCAAGACAATGGAATACGCGGTCCGAGGTCCACTCGTGATCAGGGCGTCCGAGATCGAGCGTGAGCTGCAACAG GGTGCGAAGAAGCCGTTCACCGAGGTGATTAAGGCCAACATTGGCGACTGCCACGCCATGGGCCAAGTGCCGATCACGTTCATCCGACAGGTGCTGGCGCTGGTGTCCTACCCTCCGCTGCTGCAGGACGGCACCTTCCCTGATGATGTGAAAAAGAGGGCGCGCGCCATCCTGGACGGCTGCAAGGGAAGCAGTGTTGGCTCGTACACCGACTCGCCAGGCATCGAAATCATTAGGAGACACGTTGCGGAGTACATTGAGCGTAGGGACGGTGGTGTCCCTTGCGACTGGAACAACATCACGCTCTGCGCTGGAGCATCAGATGGAATCAAG GCAGTTATGAAGCTTCTGGTCAAAGAAGATGGCGGAAAGAAACCTGGCGTGATGATTCCCATCCCACAGTACCCTCTATATTCGGCCACACTTTCTGAGTTTGACATGTACCAGATCGGCTACTACCTTAACGAGTCAAACGATTGGGCCCTGGACATTCATGAGCTGCAGAGATCCTTTGATGAGGGCAAGAAAAGCTGCAACCCTAGAGCTATTGTCGTCATCAACCCCGGCAATCCGACAG GCCAGGTTCTTTCAAGACAGAATATCGAAGACATTATCAAATTTGCGTACAAAGAGAATCTAGTTATTTTTGCTGATGAA GTGTATCAAGACAACGTTTACGCTGAGGGCAGCCAGTTCCACTCGTTCAAGAAAGTACTGACGGAGCTGGGCGAGCCTTACAGCAAAATGGAACTCGCCTCTTTCATGTCCTGCTCCAAGGGCTACATGGGCGAGTGCGGCCTCCGAGGTGGCTACTCTGAGGTCATCAACCTCGACCCCGACGTTAGGGCCATGCTGCTCAAGAGCATTTCAGCAATGCTTTGCCCGACAGTGCTCGGCCAG gcGACTATGGACTGCGTCGTGAATCCCCCTCAACCGGGTGAGCCTTCATACGAGAACTTCCAGCAGGAGAAAAAGGCTGTGCTTAACTCTCTGGCCTTGCGAGCCAATATGGTAGCTGACACGTTCAACAGCATTGATGGAATCCATTGCAACCCTGTACAG GGTGCCATGTATGCCTTTCCGCGAATTACCATCCCTGATAAGGCAGTTGCCAAAGCAAAGGAGCTTAACCTGGCGCCTGACGCTTTTTACGCCTTTCAGCTGCTTGAGAGTACAGGGATTTGCATCGTCCCTGGCTCAGGATTTGGCCAGATCCCAGGAACATATCACTTCAG GACCACAATTTTGCCTCTGCCTGAGAAACTGAAATTCATGCTCGAGAAGTTCAAGGAGTTCCACCTGAATTTCGTCAAGCAATACTCGTAA
- the LOC135945465 gene encoding protein FAM135B produces the protein MSELQATMEFCIELYKFYNVDLFQRGYYQIRTGLKVSQKLPVKVEVSLPRAQGEYKKADSVFPACVVNGTGVSKTFQILYRNEEVLLDDVFTFRVHILVDSHKIEETLERADFQLIVELWFTDQTFASDQHNAIASVSSRTLQLNFSPTRGLHYHLPVLFDYFHLAAVTLTIHASLVALHQPYIKKSILHYVQSCTPRSSKTWLGGSQKFNFRPPPSNVETVFFGQLNTNKCVGSGSSRIAHARHVHREVCSILLASFEALQSRLHEFMRLLPAWQQLRLEKSDCVSRYSTLSDLAKDTHHRSNLLYGTHGTRSATSTPPWERLRSVEGEEEFVALANSDIAQLCAENILLWQQFLEAFSCKEPVHQHLARVHHQLRVKRFAEAFFVIDNPRHSASGCYDANYQSYLAVSEAVRRSRYLAALPPLPVSCAELDGELTSMPIIFEDQYQDVAEFARRRSGAGRKAGSDPFLSVNSNDKESSSLGGGSLNAIAISNPTPPQQTPPTPASLHNAQGTTPLPDDCSCGINAILESRSQKIQQVVKTGLQPAPSLSRARLQQPNNFRSIPTNSAPNSASASRDELLLAEAFASIVNSNPQQAGEVLRATLTLTPRAKVTEVIETNTLPGFRRSLPSHSKSLDYLKNSTGRSHPTLADIPPPLPPHGPHEPPSLDLIPPSSARNKMARSRSTQIRRERSEEERIFNDQINEIRHRENEVLRNALHLELHKLPQMPMNNKQRRRTPPPKSVNGICENSSSDSNGPSSDSTALASNNRKLETSASVPYSLSETLRHSQSTMSVPAIYWRGITDLNSESMPNLGTTIQVEANSLSPQSSSPPTLPLSAPPIPSPSTHNPPFPAFPPVPDLLQPGALKKNEQLSSSASDITSEQSGWVSNSSRRSSRDVSSGQLTPEEFNNNINDKLGKLIINDTAMVNGDQLKAKLEELKQFSVKMKNKAPNTAKALLQYQAKHPYEEVPLPPPKQFRDPPLFAPSEDEDEMTLKPPVMSMPNILPQPLLRIPKLPPEQFRDSPMRNVLRKQVSQQFGLQQMEPFHVYESLTDFVAIDGKVSALARRADLMLPGNTSTLPPKLPNKLTRLPTDKSATISRLPDKRSANHSDPQISKRTNQTLSPRESPKTDQQKNCSCPSDPLLPPPGAPSPQHVACECFKENENSVTADNTQTNTGTNGGIVGNESNEDLSSKQQKAGTAEDDVLNFLKYKEDFKRQMNFSGMLCSSIMDHSDFPTLASTLPYFHISDEYRIFSPDGLHLVVCVHGLDGNSADLRLVKTYLEMGLPGANLEFLMSERNQGDTFSDFDTMTDKLVAEILFHISACSLNPAKISFIGHSLGNIIIRSAITRPQMKPLLGKFHTFLSLSGPHLGTMYNSSGLVNMGMWFMQKWKKSGSLLQLSLKDSPDVRQTFLYRLSQKSNLHCFKNILLCGSSQDRYVPLHSSRIELCKAAVRDTTVQGAAYREMVHNILTPIINKPEVTFVRYDVHHALPNTANSLIGRAAHIAVLDSELFIEKFLVVTGLKYFR, from the exons GTACTACCAGATAAGGACCGGCCTCAAGGTGTCTCAAAAGTTGCCGGTCAAGGTGGAGGTCAGCTTGCCCAGGGCACAGGGAGAATATAAAA aggCTGATTCGGTTTTTCCCGCTTGCGTTGTCAATGGTACAGGAGTGAGCAAAACCTTCCAGATATTGTACAGGAATGAGGAAGTCCTTTTGGACGATGTTTTCACCTTCAGGGTTCACATCTTGGTCGACAGTcacaaa ATCGAGGAGACCCTGGAACGAGCCGACTTCCAGCTGATAGTGGAGCTGTGGTTCACCGACCAGACTTTCGCGTCTGACCAACACAATGCGATCGCTAGCGTCTCCAGCCGCACGCTGCAGCTCAACTTTTCACCGACGCGCGGCCTTCATTACCATCTGCCAGTGTTGTTCGACTACTTCCACTTGGCGGCGGTCACCCTCACCATCCACGCGAGCCTTGTCGCCCTGCACCAGCCCTACATCAA GAAAAGCATTCTTCATTACGTGCAGAGCTG CACGCCTAGATCGAGCAAGACATGGCTGGGAGGGTCGCAAAAGTTTAACTTCCGGCCGCCGCCCTCCAACGTGGAAACCGTGTTCTTCGGTCAATTG AACACGAACAAATGCGTGGGATCGGGGTCATCGCGGATCGCCCACGCGCGCCACGTGCACCGCGAAGTGTGCAGCATCCTGCTGGCGTCGTTCGAGGCCCTGCAGTCGCGGCTGCACGAGTTCATGCGACTGCTTCCCGCGTGGCAACAGCTGCGCCTCGAAAAGTCCGACTGCGTCTCCAGGTACTCGACCCTCAGCGACTTGGCCAAG GACACACATCATCGCAGTAATCTGCTGTACGGCACCCACGGGACTCGTAGTGCGACGTCGACCCCGCCTTGGGAGAGACTTAGG TCCGTGGAGGGCGAGGAGGAGTTCGTGGCGCTGGCCAACTCGGACATTGCCCAGCTGTGCGCGGAGAACATCTTGCTGTGGCAGCAGTTTTTGGAGGCTTTCAGCTGCAAGGAACCGGTACACCAACACCTGGCCAGGGTGCACCACCAACTGAGG GTTAAAAGGTTCGCCGAGGCATTTTTCGTGATCGACAACCCTCGGCACAGTGCCAGTGGCTGCTACGACGCCAACTACCAAAGCTACCTCGCGGTCAGTGAGGCGGTGCGAAGGTCGCGCTACCTGGCTGCCCTCCCTCCTCTGCCTGTGTCGTGCGCCGAGCTTGATGGTGAGCTGACCTCGATGCCCATCATCTTTGAAGATCAGTATCAGGATGTCGCCGAATTCGCACGCAGGAGAAGCGGAGCAGGGAGAAAAGCTGGCTcag ATCCCTTTCTGAGCGTTAACAGCAACGATAAGGAGTCGTCGAGCTTGGGCGGTGGCTCCTTGAACGCGATCGCCATCTCAAACCCAACGCCGCCGCAGCAGACGCCACCGACACCAGCCAGTCTGCACAACGCACAAGGGACGACGCCCTTGCCCGACGACTGCAGTTGCGGCATCAACGCCATCCTCGAGTCGCGTTCGCAGAAAATCCAGCAGGTGGTCAAAACCGGCCTCCAGCCTGCTCCCTCGCTCAGCAGGGCAAGACTCCAACAGCCAAAC AATTTTCGCTCCATTCCCACTAACTCGGCTCCCAACTCGGCCTCAGCGTCCAGAGACGAGCTTCTGCTGGCAGAAGCGTTCGCGTCAATCGTAAACTCTAATCCCCAGCAGGCTGGCGAGGTCCTCAGAGCAACCCTCACCCTGACCCCAAGAGCCAAAGTCACTGAAGTCATTGAAACGAATACGCTTCCAGGATTCCG GAGGTCTCTGCCTTCGCACAGCAAGTCTTTAGATTACTTGAAGAATAGCACCGGCCGTTCGCACCCTACCCTCGCCGACATTCCGCCCCCTTTGCCCCCTCACGGACCCCACGAGCCGCCATCCCTTGACCTGATCCCCCCGAGCAGTGCCCGAAATAAAATGGCTCGCTCCCGGTCGACGCAGATCAGACGAGAGCGCAGCGAGGAGGAGAGAATCTTCAACGACCAAATTAATGAG ATTCGCCACCGTGAGAACGAGGTGTTGCGCAACGCTCTGCACCTGGAGTTGCACAAACTGCCGCAAATGCCGATGAACAACAAGCAGCGACGCCGGACACCTCCCCCCAAGTCGGTCAACGGCATTTGCGAGAACTCGTCTTCAGACTCGAACGGCCCGAGCTCGGACTCGACGGCTCTGGCGTCGAACAATCGAAAGCTGGAGACCAGTGCCAGCGTGCCGTACTCGCTCAGTGAGACGTTGCGTCACTCGCAGAGCACCATGTCCGTTCCAGCCATCTATTGGAGGGGAATCACAGATCTCAACAGCGAGTCAATGCCAAATTTGGGCACAACCATTCAG gtGGAAGCAAACTCATTGTCACCGCAGTCATCGTCGCCGCCAACGCTTCCCCTGTCGGCGCCGCCTATTCCCAGCCCATCGACGCACAATCCTCCGTTCCCGGCGTTCCCACCTGTGCCCGACCTGTTGCAGCCAGGTGCACTGAAAAAGAACGAGCAGTTGAGCTCATCTGCCAGCGACATCACATCGGAGCAAAGTGGCTGGGTGTCCAACTCGAGCCGAAGATCATCGCGCGACGTATCAAGCGGACAACTGACACCTGAAGAGTTCAACAACAACATAAATGATAAACTGGGAAAACTCATCATCAATGACACTGCCATGGTGAATGGAGACCAACTCAAG GCTAAACTGGAGGAGCTCAAACAATTTAGCGTTAAGATGAAAAACAAAGCACCCAACACTGCCAAAGCGCTGCTACAGTACCAGGCCAAACACCCTTATGAAGAAGTGCCGTTGCCCCCACCCAAGCAGTTCCGCGACCCACCCCTGTTCGCGCCCTCCGAAGACGAGGACGAGATGACCCTGAAGCCTCCAGTCATGTCCATGCCCAACATTCTGCCACAGCCGCTATTAAGAATCCCGAAACTTCCGCCAGAGCAGTTCAGGGACTCGCCCATGAGAAACGTGCTCAGGAAGCAAGTCAGCCAGCAGTTTGGCTTACAG CAAATGGAGCCTTTCCATGTGTACGAGAGTTTGACCGACTTTGTCGCCATCGACGGAAAGGTGTCGGCACTGGCTAGGCGAGCCGACCTGATGCTGCCCGGCAATACTTCCACCCTGCCGCCGAAACTTCCCAACAAGCTGACTCGACTGCCGACCGACAAATCGGCGACAATCAGCAGGCTGCCGGACAAACGCAGCGCAAACCATTCCGACCCGCAGATCAGCAAACGCACCAATCAGACTCTCTCACCGCGAGAATCACCAAa GACCGATCAACAAAAGAATTGTTCTTGTCCGAGTGACCCCCTGTTGCCACCCCCGGGGGCTCCGAGTCCGCAGCACGTGGCGTGTGAGTGCTTCAAGGAAAACGAGAATTCAGTGACGGCCGACAACACGCAGACCAACACAGGCACCAACGGTGGAATTGTAGGCAACGAGAGCAATGAGGACCTGAGCAGCAAACAGCAAAAGGCTGGCACAGCAGAGGACGACGTCCTCAACTTCCTTAAGTACAAAGAAGACTTCAAACGGCAGATGAATTTTTCCGGCATGTTGTGCAG CTCTATTATGGATCACAGCGACTTTCCAACCCTCGCGTCCACCCTGCCTTACTTCCACATCAGCGACGAGTACCGAATATTCTCGCCGGACGGACTGCACCTGGTCGTGTGCGTGCACGGCCTCGACGGTAACTCGGCCGACCTGCGCCTCGTCAAGACATATCTAGAGATGGGGCTTCCAGGGGCCAACCTCGAGTTTCTCATGTCGGAACGGAATCAG GGTGACACGTTTTCAGACTTTGACACAATGACTGATAAGTTAGTAGCTGAGATTTTGTTCCACATCAGCGCTTGTAGCTTAAATCCGGCCAAGATCAGCTTCATTGGCCACTCACTGGGCAACATTATCATCCGCTCTGCCATCACGAGGCCGCAGATGAAGCCGCTGCTCGGCAAGTTCCACACtttcctctcgctctctgGCCCACACCTCGGCACCATGTACAACTCCAGTGGTCTCGTCAACATgg GAATGTGGTTCatgcaaaaatggaaaaagtcAGGGTCACTGCTGCAGCTCTCGCTGAAGGACTCGCCGGACGTGCGGCAAACCTTCCTGTACCGGCTCAGCCAAAAATCCAACTTGCACTGCTTCAAGAACATTCTTCTCTGTGGTTCGAGCCAGGACAGATACGTGCCGCTGCACTCTAGTCGTATTGAGCTGTGCAAAGCTGCCGTTCGGGACACAACTGTCCAAG GGGCGGCCTATCGCGAGATGGTGCACAACATCCTGACACCGATCATCAACAAGCCTGAGGTGACGTTCGTACGCTACGACGTGCACCACGCGTTGCCAAACACGGCCAACTCGCTGATCGGGCGGGCGGCGCACATCGCAGTGCTCGACTCGGAACTGTTCATCGAGAAGTTCCTCGTGGTCACAGGGCTCAAGTACTTCAGATGA
- the BckdhB gene encoding 2-oxoisovalerate dehydrogenase subunit beta, mitochondrial: protein MARAITRKFYFLLSRPQFARHAVSARAIHFVYQPDTAKPPVSGETIKQNMFMAINSAIHSALEKDDSAIIFGEDVAFGGVFRCTLGLKDKFGADRVFNTPLCEQGIAGFGIGAAAAGATAIAEMQFADYMFPAFDQIVNEAAKYRYRSGGLFDCGKLTIRSPCSAVGHGAVYHSQSPEAYFAHTPGLKVVVPRGPIAAKGLLLSCIRDPDPCIFLEPKVLYRTAEEMVPKTEYFIPLGKAQVLTPGNQVTLVGWGTQVHVLLEVAKMAKEQLKVSCEVIDLQTILPWDKDTVCQSVKKTGRVIVAHEAPLTCGFGAELAATIQQECFLNLEAPVTRVTGFDTPFPHIFEPFYLPTKWRCLEAVKKIVNF, encoded by the exons ATGGCAAGAGCAATTACgagaaagttttattttcttctttcccGACCTCAGTTTGCACGGCATGCGGTCTCGGCCAGGGCGATTCACTTCGTCTACCAGCCGGACACGGCTAAACCACCTGTGTCCGGAGAGACAATCAAGCAAAACATGTTCATGGCGATAAACAGCGCGATACACTCTGCTCTCGAGAAGGACGACTCGGCCATAATTTTCGGCGAAGACGTGGCCTTCGGCGGCGTGTTTCGCTGCACGCTTGGCTTGAAGGACAAATTCGGTGCTGACAGAGTGTTCAACACGCCCCTCTGCGAACAGGGCATCGCTGGATTCGGCATTGGAGCCGCAGCTGCAGGCGCCACAGCCATCGCCGAAATGCAGTTTGCAGATTACATGTTCCCGGCTTTCGACCAGATTGTCAACGAGGCGGCCAAGTACCGTTACCGAAGTGGAGGACTCTTTGATTGCGGGAAGCTGACAATTAG GTCTCCTTGCAGTGCAGTGGGGCACGGAGCTGTCTACCACTCGCAGAGTCCTGAAGCCTATTTTGCTCACACCCCAGGGCTAAAAGTTGTGGTTCCGAGAGGCCCCATTGCTGCCAAAGGCCTGCTGCTCTCGTGCATCAGAGACCCAGACCCGTGCATCTTCTTAGAGCCTAAAGTTTTGTACCGCACAGCCGAAGAAATGGTGCCCAAAacggaatattttattccgTTGGGCAAAGCACAGGTGCTCACCCCAGGAAACCAAGTCACCCTGGTTGGATGGGGCACACAG GTGCATGTTTTGCTTGAAGTTGCTAAAATGGCCAAAGAGCAGCTAAAAGTGAGTTGCGAGGTCATCGACCTGCAAACCATCCTCCCTTGGGACAAGGATACCGTCTGCCAATCAGTGAAGAAGACCGGACGCGTTATTGTCGCCCATGAAGCGCCCCTCACCTGCGGCTTTGGGGCAGAACTGGCCGCCACCATTCAGCAAGAGTGTTTTTTGAATTTGGAAGCTCCAGTCACTAGAGTCACCGGGTTTGACACGCCCTTCCCGCACATCTTCGAGCCGTTTTACCTGCCAACGAAATGGCGCTGTCTCGAGGCAGTGAAAAAGATTGTCAATTTCtag
- the LOC135947314 gene encoding G-protein coupled receptor Mth2-like yields the protein MKMQGLCCSKCSTLILLLFYLNHVGHALSGRCPTGSVLELPTDSKVKNGSLVIEGVLYESVPTWNDGSKHYVCECDLKPCFRKCPEEVLRENLLKQISNKTMVQIGMERNEEHLLKVITLLDEYIDCHLGSEVYFNSPGIDDYILSSNGELIFLSDNQTLNSTEFCIGDTGENATNAVLLCGDETPHHHDLFRKLIFTLTMISTVMLFLNFIVIVLTNEFKSLYGKNLACMSITLMAGLAGLTFIALTGHTMHKYVCKIAGYATYFFMLSSFFWLNAMCFDIFLSIRNLQNSTRSRFDSFNRRFLVYSVYSTLSPFVFCVIAVICDNTLTSDAFLYPGFGVENCWFRHGPGVFVEDIFFHGLVFVLMTVNIVFTAYTVYQLKKLSRNAGHDDRQKAMVHFKLFFLMGATWLFEPISAWCLNEPNWFFWPMDVINASKGIFIFILCVIFNPRVRNSIIKPCNERTGQTTSSSNTGVMMQDLPDNETTSLNH from the exons ATGAAGATGCAAGGCCTGTGCTGTTCCAAGTGCTCCACATTAATCctactgcttttttatttgaatcacgTAGGACATGCCCTGAGTGGAAGATGCCCTACAGGTTCCGTGTTAGAATTGCCGACGGATTCGAAGGTAAAAAATGGAAGCTTGGTTATCGAAGGAGTTCTGTACGAAAGTGTACCTACCTGGAATGATGGCTCAAAACACTATGTGTGTGAATGCGACCTGAAACCTTGTTTCAGAAAATGTCCAGAag aggtACTGCgggaaaatttgttgaaacagatttcaaataaaaccaTGGTGCAAATCGGCATGGAAAGAAATGAGGAACATCTCTTAAAAGTTATTACTCTACTTGACGAGTATATTGATTGTCACCTTGGATCAGAAGTATATTTTAACAGTCCAGGGATCGATGATTATATTCTGTCATCTAATGGCGAGCTCATTTTCCTGAGTGATAACCAAACTCTTAATTCAACTGAATTTTGCATAGGT GACACTGGAGAAAATGCAACAAATGCAGTTTTATTGTGTGGTGATGAGACTCCGCACCATCACGATTTATtcaggaaattgattttcacacTTACAATGATATCCACCGTGATGCTGTTTCTCAACTTCATCGTAATTGTGTTGACAAACGAGTTTAAAAGCCTATATGGGAAGAATCTAGCCTGCATGTCTATTACTTTGATGGCTGGGTTGGCAGGGCTCACCTTTATAGCACTCACAGGACACACAATGCATAAATATGTGTGCAAAATTGCCG gatacgccacatatttttttatgctcaGTTCCTTCTTCTGGCTAAACGCAATGTGTTTCGACATTTTCTTGAGCATCAG gaatCTCCAAAATTCAACCAGGTCTCGATTTGATTCATTCAACCGTCGATTTTTGGTCTACTCCGTTTATTCCACTCTGAGCCCATTTGTGTTTTGCGTTATTGCTGTCATATGTGATAATACGCTCACCTCAGATGCTTTTTTATACCCTGGGTTTGGCGTTGAAAATTGTTGGTTCCGACATG GTCCAGGCGTGTTCGTCgaagatatatttttccatGGGCTAGTCTTCGTTTTAATGACTGTGAATATTGTCTTTACCGCATACACCGTGTATCAACTCAAAAAGCTCAGCCGCAACGCAGGACACGATGACAGGCAGAA agCCATGGTGCATTTCAAGCTGTTCTTCTTGATGGGTGCTACTTGGCTGTTCGAACCAATTTCAGCTTGGTGCCTCAATGAACCAAACTGGTTCTTCTGGCCAATGGATGTCATTAACGCTTCTaagggaatttttatttttattctctgcGTTATTTTCAACCCAAGAGTGAGAAATTCGATTATTAAGCCATGCAATGAACGCACTGGACAAACCACTTCAAGTAGCAATACTGGCGTTATGATGCAGGATCTGCCTGACAATGAGACAACAAGTTTAAATCACTAA